Proteins co-encoded in one Quercus robur chromosome 8, dhQueRobu3.1, whole genome shotgun sequence genomic window:
- the LOC126694318 gene encoding protein TIC 20-v, chloroplastic: protein MAMSNLLYPLNPTTFTLSRKPLHSPFLSSFTNQPYLITLTNFATKPRNKIPTKPRRSTHITAKSNGDNPADTSDRLISAICYFYPFFDGIQYGKYVITQFTPIQAVIQPLVPAIRVFKSFPFNGFLVFLTLYFVVVRNQNFSRYVRFNTMQAIVLDVLLIFPDVLERSFNPRGGLGLDLLMSLDSTVFLFLFVCLIYGSSSCLMGQLPRLPIVADAADRQVL, encoded by the coding sequence ATGGCCATGTCCAACCTTCTCTACCCATTAAACCCAACAACTTTTACTCTCTCTCGTAAGCCACTTCACTCACCATTCCTATCTTCCTTCACCAACCAACCATATCTCATCACTCTAACTAACTTTGCAACCAAACCCAGAAATAAAATCCCAACTAAACCCAGAAGAAGTACACACATAACTGCCAAATCCAATGGTGACAACCCAGCTGACACATCTGACCGTTTAATCTCAGCCATTTGTtacttttaccctttttttgaTGGCATTCAGTATGGTAAATATGTTATCACTCAGTTCACTCCCATTCAAGCTGTCATACAACCTTTGGTTCCAGCTATAAGGGTGTTTAAGAGCTTTCCCTTTAAtgggtttttggtgtttttgacACTTTACTTTGTGGTCGTGAGGAACCAAAATTTTAGTAGGTATGTGAGGTTCAATACCATGCAAGCTATTGTGCTTGATGTGCTGCTGATTTTTCCTGATGTTTTGGAGAGGAGCTTTAATCCAAGAGGTGGGTTGGGGTTGGATTTGTTGATGAGCTTGGATAGCACTgtgtttttgttcctttttgtgtgtttgatttaTGGGTCTTCTTCTTGCTTGATGGGCCAGCTGCCCAGATTGCCCATTGTTGCTGATGCTGCTGATAGGCAAGTTCTTTGA
- the LOC126694317 gene encoding fasciclin-like arabinogalactan protein 1 codes for MQLRSVTTVTLLSISLLFIFISNAHAHNITRLLADHPEFSTFNHYLSLTHLAGEINSHTTITVCAVDNAAMSDLLSTHPSIYTVKNILSLHVLLDYFGAKKLHQITNGTALAATMFQATGSAPGSSGFVNITDLKGGKVGFSPEDNNNQINTYFVKSVKEIPYNISVIQISKVLPSDVAAAPAPGPAETNITAVMSAHGCKVFADTLIADVDAEKTFESSAEGGLTVFCPVDDAFKAFLPKYKNLTAARKTALLEYHGVPVYQSMAMLKSNNGVMNTLATDGASKFDFTVQNDGMDVTLKTKVVTAKITGTLIDEQPIAIYTVDKVLQPKELFKAQADTPAPAPAPDVTADSPKPSTKKSKKAPSPSDEADSPSPTDDAADQVADQNASVRFDGARFGSLIVCVWWIVKTML; via the coding sequence ATGCAGCTCCGTTCAGTTACGACGGTTACTCTCCTTTCCATTTCCCTCCTTTTCATCTTCATTTCCAACGCCCACGCGCACAACATCACGCGCCTACTCGCCGACCACCCTGAGTTCTCGACCTTCAACCACTACCTCTCCCTCACGCACCTCGCCGGCGAGATCAACAGCCACACCACCATAACCGTCTGCGCCGTCGACAACGCCGCCATGTCCGACCTCCTCTCCACCCACCCTTCCATCTACACCGTCAAGAACATCCTCTCCCTCCACGTCCTCCTCGACTACTTTGGCGCCAAAAAGCTCCACCAGATCACCAACGGCACCGCCTTGGCCGCCACCATGTTCCAGGCCACCGGCTCCGCCCCTGGCTCCTCCGGCTTCGTCAACATCACCGACCTCAAGGGCGGAAAGGTCGGCTTTTCCCCCGAGGACAACAATAACCAGATCAACACCTATTTCGTCAAATCTGTCAAAGAAATCCCCTACAATATCTCCGTCATCCAGATCAGCAAGGTCCTCCCGTCTGACGTGGCGGCGGCTCCGGCTCCCGGTCCGGCCGAAACGAACATAACCGCCGTCATGTCCGCTCACGGTTGCAAAGTCTTCGCCGACACTCTTATTGCTGACGTGGACGCCGAGAAGACCTTTGAGAGCAGTGCCGAAGGTGGATTGACGGTGTTTTGTCCAGTTGACGACGCTTTCAAGGCGTTTTTGCCGAAGTACAAGAATTTGACGGCGGCGAGGAAAACGGCGTTACTTGAGTACCACGGCGTTCCGGTTTATCAGTCTATGGCAATGTTGAAGTCGAACAACGGAGTTATGAACACGCTGGCCACTGACGGAGCGAGCAAGTTCGATTTCACTGTGCAGAATGACGGAATGGACGTGACGTTGAAGACGAAGGTCGTGACGGCGAAGATCACCGGAACTTTGATCGACGAGCAGCCGATCGCGATCTACACGGTTGACAAGGTTTTGCAGCCGAAGGAGCTGTTTAAGGCCCAGGCTGATACTCCGGCGCCGGCTCCGGCTCCAGATGTGACCGCGGATTCTCCCAAGCCGAGTACGAAGAAGTCGAAGAAGGCACCATCTCCGTCGGACGAAGCGGACTCTCCGTCTCCGACTGACGATGCGGCGGATCAGGTGGCGGATCAGAACGCATCCGTTAGATTCGACGGCGCGAGGTTTGGGTCGTTGATTGTCTGTGTGTGGTGGATTGTGAAGACAATGttgtaa
- the LOC126694316 gene encoding nudix hydrolase 10-like, producing the protein MMVSNKVCENGGEHVGLLPATNDDHGGVIVDIEEAMDAKVFVTLLRDSISKWRQQGKKGIWIKLPIGLVNLVEPTVKEGFRYHHAEPTYLMLVRWIPETTDTIPANASHRVGIGAIVLNDKRELLVVQEKSGKLKGMGVWKIPTGVVDEGENINEAAVREVKEETGIDAKFLEILAFRQSHKLFFQKSDLFFICMMHPLSSDIKKQDLEIEAAQWMPFEEYAAQPVAQDHQLYKYIAELCLAKEQGDYTGLSPVPITSIFHKDLSYLYLNSQHLNQSPVSSDQS; encoded by the exons ATGATGGTTTCAAACAAAGTGTGTGAAAATGGAGGTGAGCATGTTGGGTTGCTGCCGGCAACTAACGATGACCATGGAGGGGTCATTGTAGATATAGAGGAGGCCATGGATGCTAAGGTGTTTGTTACTTTGCTTAGAGATTCAATCTCCAAATGGAGGCAACAG GGCAAGAAGGGCATCTGGATTAAATTACCGATTGGACTTGTAAATCTTGTTGAACCTACAGTCAAG GAGGGATTTCGGTACCACCATGCCGAGCCAACTTACCTGATGTTGGTTCGCTGGATTCCTGAAACCACTGATACTATTCCTGCAAATGCTTCACACCGAGTAGGTATTGGTGCTATTGTCTTGAATGATAAAAGAGAG TTGCTTGTAGTTCAGGAAAAAAGTGGTAAATTGAAAGGAATGGGTGTGTGGAAAATCCCTACTGGGGTTGTTGATGAG GGTGAGAATATTAATGAGGCTGCTGTAAGAGAAGTAAAAGAAGAAACAGGA ATTGATGCAAAATTTTTGGAGATACTGGCATTCAG GCAATCACACAAGTTGTTCTTTCAGAAGTCGGATCTATTTTTCATTTGCATGATGCATCCTCTGTCCTCAGACATAAAGAAGCAAGATCTTGAAATTGAGGCAGCCCAG TGGATGCCGTTTGAGGAATATGCAGCCCAACCTGTTGCCCAGGATCATCAGCTTTATAAGTACATTGCTGAACTATGCTTGGCAAAGGAACAGGGTGACTACACTGGCTTATCACCGGTGCCTATAACTTCAATTTTCCACAAGGATTTgagttatttatatttgaacAGCCAACATCTGAACCAGTCCCCGGTTTCTTCTGATCAATCTTAG